A genomic window from Daphnia magna isolate NIES linkage group LG9, ASM2063170v1.1, whole genome shotgun sequence includes:
- the LOC123475907 gene encoding uncharacterized protein LOC123475907 → MTLFSNVGIYVDRERSGRFDDWLAHLESVLVLGDFEESRKIILLRSKLYGEAADEFDNFKLENPISAQIYDRVKERLIKLFHSTETRSKQSVEFHNMQREPEENMRRYANRIRKAFHLAYPIKSTIDKATAFPREQIMMDKFLEGLSFDVQTRLKYKEFATFEKLIEKAEMTAMAVEEAQVRSRLNAFQAKYVELNREFTKVKEALDRLSTQVESNTHQKHLEENMEKMERQLPTRRNVSFSQRSPQLNPPINKTGDLYFCDFHNDWGYHSINNCKARESQANDKCFRCKEIGHRANFCPQIKNLKPTPPEGYDG, encoded by the coding sequence atgacgttatttagtaacgtcggaatttacgtagaccgtgaacgctccggtcgctttgatgactggcttgcacatctagaatcagtactggttttaggcgattttgaggagtcaagaaaaattatcttactacgctccaaattgtatggtgaagcggctgatgagtttgataactttaaacttgaaaacccaATTAGCGCGCAAATATACGACAGAGTAAAAGAgcgtttaattaaacttttccactctacagagaccagatctaaacaaagcgtcgaatttcataatatgcaaCGGGAACCCGAAGAGAATATGAGACGTTATGCGAATCGTATACGTAAGGCCTTCCACTTAGCGTATCCTATAAAATCCACGATAGATAAAGCAACAGCTTTTCCCAGAGAACAAATTATGATGGACAAATTTCTGGAAGGGCTGTCTTTCGACGTCCAGACCAGACTTAAGTATAAAGAATTcgcaacttttgaaaaactcatagaaaaagctgaaatgacggccatggcagtagaagaagcccaagttagatccagactaaatgcttttcaggccaaatacgTCGAACTTAATAGAGAATTTACTAAAGTAAAGGAAGCTTTAGATCGCCTTAGTACCCAGGTGGAATCAAACACtcaccaaaaacatttagaagaaaacatggagaaaatggAAAGACAATTACCCACCAGGagaaacgtgagtttttcacagcgctcaccacagttaaaccctccaatcaataaaacaggggatttatatttttgtgattttcacaacgattggggctatcactcaataaacaattgtaaagcaagggagagtcaagctaatgataaatgttttcgttgtaaagaaattggacaccgagcaaacttttgtccccagataaaaaatttgaaacccactcctccagagggttatgacgga
- the LOC123475694 gene encoding uncharacterized protein LOC123475694, which translates to MKRLHEAFQLVKINLSQTREQHKAQYDKRVKEQKFNVGDKVLLDMRTPLAGISKKLIPRFIDPFRILKVSNNSTVEIQQDVGKQTQLVHVNRIKSLFESMIWKDEPGVDFFYVRIEKQAEIFVQETVDELETFPLLLETNLQSELEQIPCEKETPTQNLMRPPPTIPPTPNLMISSPTISLPSKPIPETSTLPIQPERRLGLRPRNLLKPIIPFFSRLHALNITICNCTAAQPKGFLKFTSDDCDYQISPLPAITVYYDVYSTLPQITRFVGHSCTMWLEKKHIYTDFWGWQTPSQSRVPIEVNAHECEKMRDSRLRHGKSMDCLGNNKWSFERIPNVQGSWLQVTADQLINCRLEEVTLETECANCTISSPIGDIPGGINGSVSHNLVTIVWKESLREVQQCKLRLVETGIAQRYLTNNSEIERIRDVEQQLDFVYNTTNKKYCNSSEKIYKQVIGMDKVILRLHSLTDTNAHPSKPLEEDIEKISDIIRAEISGAAHSQYARDRTTDGINGVAREIRALQCENRVLAHKTAIATAQHSGWLAASYLNLPTCSKLIATGESISVYQCSPKNSTITTEITSCGPQPKLGDYTLDTEGWELTPYTPCYWHKNFVNINGRAHFYKNSSWHPIVPGVIIQGHSLINTLPYEIDKLLALSLHPALTPHPMSTAAAIADIIAAAKEEHSIDLGNPF; encoded by the exons atgaaacgcttacacgaagcctttcagcttgtcaaaatcaatctttcccaaaCTCGTGAACAACATAAAGCCCAGTACGATAAACgcgtaaaagagcaaaaatttaatgtaggagataaagttttactggatatgcgaacgcccttggcgggaattagtaaaaaactcattccaCGTTTTATAGACCCTtttagaattttgaaagtaagcaacaatagtactgtggaaatacaacaagacgtaggaaaacaaactcagcttgtacatgtgaatcgaataaaatccctatttgagtcaatgatctggaaagacgaaccaggtgtcgactttttttatgtaagaattgagaaacaagCCGAAATATTCGTACAAGAAACCGTAGATGAACTCGAGACTTTTCCTCTACTcctagaaacaaaccttcaatctgagttagaacaaattccttgtgaaaaagaaactcctactcaaaatttgatgagacctccacccacaattcctcctactccaaatTTAATGATAAGTTCACCAACAATTTCCTTACCTTCCAAACCGATTCCAGAGACGTCAACCTTACCCATACAACCAGAGCGTCGCCTCGGGTTACGTCCTCggaatcttttaaaacca atcataccgtttttctctcgcctccatgctcttaacatcactatttgtaattgtacggctgctcagccaaaagggttcctaaaattcactagcgatgactgtgattatcaaataagcccccttcCCGCTATTACAGTATATTATGATGTCTATTCTACTCTTCCCCAAATCAcccgttttgttggccattcgtgtaccatgtggctggaaaagaaacacatctatactgacttctggggttggcaaactccaagtcaatcaagagtgccaatagaagtcaatgcacatgaatgtgaaaaaatgcgtGATTCCCGATTGCGCCATGGCAAAAGCATGGACTgcttaggaaacaataagtggtcgttcgaacgtattccaaatgtgcagggtagctggcttcaagtcacagctgatcagctgatcaactgtcgattagaagaagttactttagaaactgagtGCGCTAACTGTACAATAAGTTCACCCATTGGCGATATACCGGGAGGgatcaacggatccgtttctcacaacctagtgaccattgtctggaaagaatcgttaagagaagttcaacagtgcaaactaaggcttgtggaaacaggaatcgctcaacgttacctgactaacaacagtgaaatagaaagaattcgtgacgtcgaacaacaacttgactttgtttacaatacaactaacaagaaatattgtaattcatcagaaaaaatttacaaacaagtaatcggaatggacaaagttattttacgtttacattctttaactgataccaatgctcatccgagtaaaccattggaagaagacatcgaaaaaatttCTGACATTATCCGAGCTGAAATCAGCGGAGCGGCACATTCTCAATACGCACGAGACCGAACTACCGATGGAATAAATGGAGTGGctcgagaaattcgagctctgcaatgtgaaaatcgagtgctggcacacaaaactgctatcgccaccgcacaacacagtggatggcttgctgccagttaccttaatttacccacatgtagcaaattgatagccactggtgaatcgatcagcgtctatcaatgctccccgaaaaattcaacgatcACCACTGAAATCACAAGCTGTGGTCCTCAACCAAAACTCGGCGACTACACTTTAGACACTGAAGGTTGGGAACTGACACCTTACACCCCCTGTTACTGGcacaaaaatttcgtcaacattaacggccgagcacatttctacaaaaacagttcttggcatccaatcgtccctggtgtaataatccaaggacatagtttgatcaacactttgccgtatgaaattgataagctactcgcactaagtttacaccccgcgctaaccccccacccgatgagcactgcagctgcaatcgccgacataattgctgctgctaaagaagaacatagcatcgaccttggaaatcctttt
- the LOC123475824 gene encoding uncharacterized protein LOC123475824 — protein MIPFNNVTTSQSTTKNKEFQIFHHVLISTRTAFFVEILLIFQPHTKLKILWRIPVKRKVEDDDSERYKAFLVPATHITSHDEDYVSFKQLNEIMAKEGVQPYCSKWMKFRLLHHFKEQEVIITRVSHMNDHIVILHEKSTRIIHNFYSTTIKQSENDKKMEIIKEAARLIKSEILSISPNKEEFNLLMI, from the exons ATGATACCCTTCAACAACGTAACTACTTCTCAGTCAACCACGAAGAACAAGGAGTTTCAGATTTTCCATCACGTTTTGATTTCAACAAGAACTGCTTTCTTTGTGGAGATTCTGCTGATATTTCAGCCTCACACAAAGTTAAAAATCCTGTG GCGAATTCCTGTAAAAAGGAAAGTTGAAGATGACGATAGTGAACGTTACAAAGCCTTCCTTGTTCCAGCAACTCACATTACAAGTCACGATGAAGATTACGTTTCCTTCAAACAACTCAATGAAATAATGGCTAAGGAAGGTGTTCAACCGTATTGCTCAAAATGGATGAAATTTCGACTATTGCATCATTTTAAAGAACAAGAAGTAATAATCACCAGAGTATCACACATGAATGACCACATTGTCATACTACATGAAAAATCAACCAGAATTATTCACAATTTCTACTCAACAACTATCaaacaaagtgaaaatgaTAAGAAAATGGAGATCATTAAAGAAGCAGCAAGATTGATCAAGAGCGAAATACTGTCCATATCTCCAAACAAAGAAGAATTCAATTTATTAATGATTTAG
- the LOC116919398 gene encoding uncharacterized protein LOC116919398 yields the protein MENLFTRKDIERKIGGIGQAIVQAVHPNSIAAPLQLGLAITLHHSFGSRQLIDLLHPLGLCSSYGDVVYFERNSAVEINTDLEGYSPQLSVQHIADNTDHNIIIIDGKGIFHGMGIMAAMCPAPLLRKKAIPWNRKITNEDILNAGKIPIISYRGDNKELSRIYHNTQLSLKRNDNGT from the exons ATGGAAAATCTTTTTACCAGAAAAgacattgaaagaaaaattggtgGAATTGGTCAAGCCATTGTTCAAGCAGTTCATCCTAACTCAATCGCTGCGCCACTTCAACTTGGATTAGCAATAACCCTTCATCATTCATTTGGTTCACGACAACTTATAGATTTACTTCATCCACTGGGTTTATGCTCATCTTATGGTGATGTAGTTTACTTTGAACGTAATTCTGCAGTTGAAATTAACACTGATTTAGAGGGATATTCTCCTCAACTTTCCGTCCAACACATCGCAGATAACACAGATCacaatataataataattgatGGGAAAGGAATATTCCACGGAATGGGAATTATGGCCGCAATGTGCCCAGCTCCATTGTTGAGAAAGAAAGCTATTCCTTGGAACAGAAAAATTACAAATGAAGACATATTAAATGCTGGAAAAATTCCAATCATTTCCTACCGTGGGGACAACAAG GAACTTTCAAGAATTTACCATAACACCCAACTTTCTTTAAAAAGGAATGATAACGGAACGTGA
- the LOC123475695 gene encoding uncharacterized protein LOC123475695: protein MACANKSLAHVVKFDGSNLPLWRLGLDVALEEHDVQSVTDGTLLCPPEIRQVTEQVPSVEGGPVTPTYGPIINTDAIREWKIKDCTARRILLTTIELKLQNTLVGCKTAFQIWTRLNSQHNKCAANNKYIIQRSFLNYEYQTGHSAMDHITAIETIAEQLKNMGEPQTRLQICTKIIYTLPPHLHGFIAVWEALPEEEQTIALLTAKILNEEKGTVEDMVVAEEVFLAQVNTMMVHLLPRNPDTTDHYSGATAHCTRLRHLLRNVVTVSKGSWVIQGFRGAQADVEAYRDIVYEATVNGQKRVGILRRVLYAPNTGINLISIGQITALGVSVNFSGSKCEFVRNNKVEVTGRRTGSTLYKLDIKAIVESPQQECVLIAEQSAASLITWHRRLSHVNCKTIEQMEASNAVEGMKITNRNLPAVCEGCIYGKMCRRSFKCSNKEPKPLEIVQLIVSDVGGPMQEKSLSGALYYLAIKDKASGFRQIFFLKRKSEVADNGTEFKGQDWIWVDEMGIKRQYTIAFTPQQNGASERDNRTIVEAARSALYGRKHVVSSHVLLRLWAEAANYAVYTLNRTLSRTRDVTPFEKLYDEKRQKWDKKGEKGMFLGYDNNSTGYRVFILATFKVVISDEVLFEEDDDSYEPQSRAILQKFPFAKEQTIVDETDDNSLFTDFTP, encoded by the exons ATGGCTTGTGCCAATAAAAGTCTGGCTCACGTGGTCAAGTTTGATGGGTCCAACCTACCACTCTGGAGGTTAGGACTTGACGTGGCTTTAGAAGAACACGATGTGCAATCTGTCACTGATGGAACACTTCTTTGCCCACCTGAG ATAAGACAAGTAACTGAACAAGTTCCATCTGTCGAAGGAGGCCCAGTCACTCCAACATATGGACCCATCATCAACACTGATGCCATTAGAGAGTGGAAAATCAAAGACTGTACTGCACGACGCATCCTCCTTACCACGATCGAACTGAAGTTGCAAAATACGTTGGTTGGCTGCAAAACAGCATTCCAGATTTGGACTCGCTTAAACTCACAGCACAACAAGTGTGCAGCCAACAACAAGTACATTATACAAAGGAGTTTCCTAAACTACGAATACCAAACGGGTCACAGCGCTATGGACCATATTACTGCTATAGAAACGATTGCTGAGCAGCTCAAAAACATGGGGGAACCTCAAACTCGGCTCCAGATCTGCACAAAAATCATCTACACACTGCCACCACACCTTCATGGCTTCATAGCAGTCTGGGAAGCTCTCCCAGAAGAAGAACAAACTATCGCCTTGTTAACAGCAAAAATACTCAATGAAGAAA AGGGTACCGTGGAGGATATGGTAGTGGCAGAGGAGGTTTTTCTGGCCCAGGTAAACACCATGATGGTCCACCTGCTGCCAAGAAACCCAGATACAACGGACCACT ACTCTGGTGCCACCGCCCACTGCACACGCCTAAGACACCTTCTACGCAACGTAGTTACTGTATCTAAGGGCAGCTGGGTTATTCAAGGGTTCCGTGGAGCTCAGGCTGATGTTGAAGCATACAGAGATATTGTCTACGAGGCAACAGTCAACGGTCAGAAGCGTGTCGGCATCCTCAGGCGAGTGCTATACGCCCCAAACACTGGAATCAACTTAATCTCCATCGGTCAAATCACTGCCCTGGGCGTAAGCGTAAATTTCTCTGGCTCAAAATGTGAGTTTGTAAGAAACAACAAAGTGGAAGTAACTGGTCGTCGAACGGGAAGTACTCTGTACAAACTTGACATCAAAGCTATAGTTGAATCACCTCAACAGGAATGCGTTCTTATTGCGGAACAGTCAGCAGCTTCACTGATTACTTGGCATCGCCGTCTATCCCACGTAAACTGCAAAACGATTGAGCAAATGGAGGCAAGCAACGCAGTTGAAGGGATGAAGATTACGAATCGCAACTTACCAGCTGTTTGTGAAGGATGTATCTATGGGAAAATGTGTCGGCGCTCATTCAAGTGCTCTAACAAAGAACCAAAGCCACTGGAAATCGTCCAGCTCATTGTGTCAGACGTTGGTGGCCCCATGCAAGAAAAATCTCTGAGTGGTGCACTCTACTATCTGGCGATAAAAGACAAAGCAAGTGGTTTTCgtcaaattttctttctcaaaaGAAAGTCGGAAGTTGCAg ACAACGGCACAGAATTCAAAGGCCAAGACTGGATTTGGGTAGACGAGATGGGCATTAAACGTCAGTACACTATCGCCTTCACCCCACAACAAAATGGCGCGTCTGAGCGTGACAATCGAACTATCGTCGAGGCTGCACGGAGTGCTCTATACGGAAGAAAACACGTGGTCTCGTCTCACGTACTATTACGGCTCTGGGCAGAGGCGGCCAACTACGCCGTATACACACTTAACCGGACTCTCTCCCGCACCAGAGACGTTACGCCTTTTGAAAAACTTTACG ATGAGAAACGTCAAAAGTGGGACAAGAAAGGAGAGAAAGGCATGTTCCTTGGCTACGACAACAACTCGACCGGTTACCGCGTCTTCATCCTAGCAACCTTCAAGGTTGTAATTAGCGACGAAGTTCTTTTCGAAGAAGACGACGACAGTTACGAACCACAAAGCCGTGCCATTCTTCAGAAATTTCCCTTcgcaaaagaacaaacaatcGTCGATGAAACTGACGACAACTCGTTATTCACAGATTTCACACCATAG